From a region of the Mycolicibacterium sp. MU0050 genome:
- a CDS encoding enoyl-CoA hydratase, whose product MSQYETIIVEREDRVGLITLNRPKALNALNSQVMNEVTTAAREFDNDPEIGAIVITGSEKAFAAGADIKEMADLSFADVFGSDFFAKWGEFAGVRTPTIAAVAGYALGGGCELAMMCDILIAADTAKFGQPEIKLGVLPGMGGSQRLTRAVGKAKAMDLILTGRNMDAEEAERAGLVSRVVPAADLLAEAKSVAATISQMSLSAARMAKEAVNRSFETTLTEGLLYERRLFHSAFATEDQTEGMAAFTEKRAANFKHR is encoded by the coding sequence ATGAGCCAGTACGAAACCATCATCGTCGAGCGCGAGGACCGCGTCGGCCTGATCACGCTGAACCGCCCCAAGGCGCTCAACGCGCTCAACAGCCAGGTGATGAACGAGGTCACCACCGCGGCACGAGAATTCGACAACGACCCCGAGATCGGCGCGATCGTCATCACGGGTAGCGAGAAGGCCTTCGCCGCCGGCGCGGACATCAAGGAGATGGCCGACCTGTCCTTCGCGGACGTGTTCGGCTCGGACTTCTTCGCCAAGTGGGGCGAGTTCGCCGGCGTGCGCACCCCGACCATCGCCGCGGTCGCGGGCTACGCACTCGGCGGCGGCTGCGAGCTGGCCATGATGTGCGACATCCTGATCGCGGCCGACACCGCCAAGTTCGGCCAGCCCGAGATCAAGCTCGGCGTGCTGCCGGGCATGGGCGGCAGCCAGCGGCTGACCCGCGCCGTCGGGAAGGCCAAGGCGATGGACCTGATCCTGACCGGTCGCAACATGGACGCCGAGGAGGCCGAACGCGCCGGACTGGTGTCGCGCGTCGTCCCCGCCGCCGACCTGCTGGCCGAGGCGAAGTCGGTGGCCGCCACCATCTCCCAGATGTCGCTGTCGGCCGCGCGGATGGCCAAGGAGGCCGTGAACCGCTCGTTCGAGACCACCCTGACCGAGGGCCTGCTCTACGAGCGCCGCTTGTTCCACTCGGCATTCGCCACCGAGGATCAGACCGAGGGCATGGCCGCATTCACCGAGAAGCGGGCTGCGAACTTCAAACATCGCTAA
- a CDS encoding enoyl-CoA hydratase/isomerase family protein, whose protein sequence is MSNQIAFPNVSAPRTGRIRVTDEILARVDNGVGILTLNRPKAINSLTQTMVDVLNEKLKAWASDDNIRAVLVEGAGERGLCAGGDVVALYHSARADGSAARKFWFDEYQMNALIGEYPKPYVALMDGIVMGGGVGVAGHGDVRVVTDTTKMAMPEVGIGFIPDVGGTFLLSRAPGALGLYAALTGSPFSGADAIALGFADHFVPQAKLAELTADIVAGDIDAALAKHSTTAPDSELLAQQFWIDECFAADTVADIIANLRGHGAEPAKAAADIIAGRSPIALSVTLEAVRRAQKLDTLRDALVQEYRVSCASARSHDFVEGIRAQLVDKDRNPKWSPASLAEVTREDVENYFAPADPDLTF, encoded by the coding sequence ATGTCCAACCAAATAGCGTTTCCGAACGTATCCGCTCCACGAACAGGACGAATCCGCGTGACCGACGAAATCCTGGCCCGCGTCGATAACGGCGTTGGCATCCTGACGCTCAATCGCCCCAAGGCCATCAACTCGCTGACCCAGACCATGGTCGACGTGCTCAACGAGAAGCTCAAAGCCTGGGCCTCCGACGACAACATCCGCGCGGTGCTCGTGGAGGGCGCCGGCGAGCGCGGCCTGTGCGCCGGTGGCGACGTCGTGGCGCTCTATCACAGCGCCCGGGCCGACGGCAGCGCCGCTCGCAAGTTCTGGTTCGACGAGTACCAGATGAACGCGCTGATCGGCGAGTACCCCAAGCCCTACGTCGCGCTGATGGACGGCATCGTCATGGGTGGCGGCGTCGGCGTCGCGGGCCACGGGGACGTCCGCGTGGTCACCGACACCACCAAGATGGCCATGCCGGAGGTCGGCATCGGCTTCATCCCCGACGTCGGCGGCACCTTCCTGCTGTCCCGCGCGCCCGGTGCGCTCGGCCTCTATGCCGCCCTGACGGGTTCGCCGTTCTCCGGCGCCGACGCGATAGCGCTCGGCTTCGCCGACCACTTCGTGCCGCAGGCCAAGCTCGCCGAGTTGACCGCCGACATCGTCGCCGGGGACATCGACGCCGCGCTGGCCAAGCACAGCACCACCGCACCGGACAGCGAACTGCTCGCCCAGCAGTTCTGGATCGACGAGTGCTTCGCCGCCGACACCGTCGCCGACATCATCGCCAACCTGCGCGGCCACGGCGCCGAACCGGCCAAGGCCGCGGCGGACATCATCGCCGGGCGCTCCCCGATCGCCCTGTCGGTCACCCTGGAAGCGGTGCGCCGCGCCCAGAAGCTGGACACCTTGCGCGACGCCCTGGTCCAGGAATACCGGGTCTCGTGCGCGTCGGCGCGCTCGCACGACTTCGTCGAGGGCATCCGCGCCCAGCTGGTCGACAAGGACCGCAACCCGAAGTGGTCGCCGGCCTCGCTGGCGGAGGTCACCCGCGAGGACGTCGAAAACTACTTCGCCCCAGCCGATCCCGATCTGACGTTCTGA
- a CDS encoding Bax inhibitor-1/YccA family membrane protein: MRETSNPVFRSLPKQQGGYATFGSGVAGAAAAAQVQQGYEPYIDQQQRGVSRPLTIDDVVTKTGITLAVLSVVGVISYFLVSANLALATPFALIGALGGLGLVLFATFGRKQDNPAIVLSYAALEGLFLGAISFIFANLMSSGGGAMILQAVIGTLGVFFGMLVVYKTGAIRVTPKFTRMIVAGMIGVLVLMLANFLAAIFGLNGGAGLGLRDGGMLAIGFSLVCIALAAFSFLIDFDAADQMIRAGAPEKAGWGIALGLTVTLVWLYIEILRLLSYFQSD, from the coding sequence GTGCGGGAAACCAGCAATCCGGTATTTCGCTCGCTGCCAAAGCAGCAGGGCGGGTACGCGACATTTGGCTCTGGTGTGGCCGGCGCCGCAGCGGCAGCGCAGGTACAACAGGGTTACGAGCCCTATATCGACCAGCAGCAGCGCGGTGTCTCGCGCCCGCTGACCATTGACGATGTCGTCACCAAGACGGGGATCACGCTGGCCGTGCTCTCCGTGGTGGGTGTCATCTCCTACTTCCTCGTCTCGGCCAACCTGGCTCTGGCGACGCCGTTCGCGCTGATCGGTGCGCTCGGCGGTCTCGGCCTGGTGCTGTTCGCGACCTTCGGGCGTAAGCAGGACAACCCGGCGATCGTGCTGAGCTACGCGGCCCTCGAGGGCCTGTTCCTCGGTGCCATCTCGTTCATCTTCGCCAACCTGATGTCCAGCGGTGGCGGGGCCATGATCCTGCAGGCCGTCATCGGCACGCTGGGCGTGTTCTTCGGCATGCTGGTGGTCTACAAGACCGGTGCCATCCGTGTCACGCCGAAGTTCACCCGGATGATCGTCGCGGGCATGATCGGCGTGCTGGTCCTGATGCTCGCCAACTTCCTGGCCGCGATCTTCGGCCTCAACGGTGGGGCCGGCCTGGGCCTGCGCGACGGCGGCATGCTCGCCATCGGCTTCTCGCTGGTCTGCATCGCGCTGGCGGCGTTCAGCTTCCTCATCGACTTCGATGCGGCCGACCAGATGATCCGCGCCGGTGCGCCGGAGAAGGCGGGCTGGGGCATCGCCCTGGGCCTGACCGTCACGCTGGTGTGGCTGTACATCGAGATCCTGCGGTTGCTCAGCTACTTCCAGAGCGATTAG
- a CDS encoding IS3 family transposase (programmed frameshift): MSGKRKKYTPEFREQAARLVIETGRPIAHVAAEIGVGEQLLGRWVRVAREAAGAGDNGAVLDSDERAELERLRKENAELRLDRQFLKKSRGLLCLRTEPVEAYGLIEAEKANYAITRMCELLDVSRSGFYKWRKSQAAGPSPAARRRAELDVKVAALHEASDGVYGAPRILADLRDAGETVSRKTVAASLRRQGLAGISPRTFAPVTTVVDLDAPPIPDLVKRRFDTGRLDGVWTSDITYLRTGEGWLYLCAVRDGCSRRVIGWAIDEHLHTDLVEDAVAMAVAMRGELAAQVVFHADRGCQYTSAQLARFARKHDLARSVGRTGVCWDNAQQESFWATMKVEFYDRYLWPTKAAAKLAVGDWIERVYNRRRRHSSIGMITPVEYENRITQTAQAA, translated from the exons ATGTCGGGCAAGCGGAAGAAGTACACCCCGGAGTTTCGGGAGCAGGCGGCCCGCTTGGTGATCGAGACGGGCCGGCCGATCGCGCATGTGGCCGCGGAGATCGGTGTGGGTGAGCAGTTGCTGGGGCGCTGGGTGCGGGTGGCCCGCGAGGCCGCTGGCGCAGGCGATAATGGTGCGGTGCTTGATTCTGATGAGCGTGCCGAGTTGGAGCGGCTGCGCAAGGAGAACGCTGAATTGCGTTTGGACCGGCAGTTTTTGA AAAAAAGCCGCGGCCTTCTTTGCCTCCGAACAGAACCAGTAGAGGCCTACGGTCTGATCGAGGCGGAGAAGGCCAATTACGCGATCACCCGGATGTGCGAGCTGCTGGACGTGTCGCGGTCGGGGTTTTACAAATGGCGCAAGTCCCAGGCCGCGGGACCGTCGCCGGCGGCGCGGCGTCGTGCCGAGTTGGATGTCAAGGTCGCGGCCTTGCATGAGGCCTCCGATGGGGTCTATGGGGCGCCGCGCATCCTGGCCGACCTGCGCGATGCCGGCGAGACCGTGTCACGCAAGACGGTGGCTGCCTCGCTGCGCCGTCAGGGTCTGGCCGGGATCAGCCCACGTACGTTCGCCCCGGTAACCACCGTGGTGGATCTGGACGCGCCGCCGATCCCTGACCTGGTCAAACGTCGATTCGATACAGGCCGTCTGGATGGGGTGTGGACCAGCGACATCACCTATCTGCGCACCGGTGAGGGCTGGTTGTACCTGTGCGCCGTGCGTGACGGCTGCAGCCGGCGGGTGATCGGCTGGGCCATCGATGAGCACCTGCATACCGACCTGGTCGAGGACGCGGTGGCGATGGCGGTGGCCATGCGCGGCGAGTTGGCCGCGCAGGTGGTGTTCCATGCTGACCGCGGATGTCAGTACACCAGTGCGCAGTTGGCACGGTTCGCCCGCAAGCATGATCTGGCCCGCTCGGTGGGCCGCACCGGGGTGTGTTGGGATAATGCTCAGCAGGAATCATTCTGGGCCACAATGAAAGTCGAGTTCTACGACCGCTACTTGTGGCCCACCAAAGCAGCCGCTAAGCTCGCCGTCGGCGACTGGATCGAACGGGTCTACAACCGCCGACGGCGCCACTCTTCGATCGGGATGATCACCCCGGTCGAGTACGAGAACCGGATCACTCAGACGGCACAAGCCGCCTGA
- a CDS encoding type IV toxin-antitoxin system AbiEi family antitoxin — MDGVFLGSEALARGALTEYQLRRHYRRLLPDVYTAKHTPVTLTDSTVAAWLWSRRKAVIAGLAASAMHGAEYVDDDEPIELVWPNHRAPRGVITRNDTLLPGEVQTINGLSVTTPERTAFDLARRDTDGEAVAALDALVRATRITRTDVVALAGRHPGARGVRRLPQVLDLVDAGSQSPRETWLRLLLIDAGFPRPVTQIPVFSPHGKPIYYLDMGWPDRMLAAEYDGEQHRENRGRYRRDIVRSEYIASLGWRRVRVTAGDREADIIRRVQRVWVPEQRIA, encoded by the coding sequence ATGGACGGCGTCTTCCTCGGCAGCGAGGCCCTGGCCCGGGGCGCTCTCACGGAATATCAACTGCGGCGCCATTACCGGCGGCTGCTCCCTGACGTCTATACCGCCAAGCACACGCCAGTGACGCTCACGGATTCGACAGTGGCCGCCTGGCTTTGGAGTCGGCGCAAGGCCGTGATCGCTGGCCTGGCGGCGTCGGCGATGCACGGCGCGGAGTACGTGGATGACGACGAGCCCATCGAGCTCGTGTGGCCCAACCATCGGGCTCCCCGAGGGGTGATCACTCGCAACGACACCTTGCTCCCGGGTGAAGTCCAGACCATCAACGGGTTATCGGTGACCACGCCTGAACGCACCGCCTTCGACCTCGCGCGACGAGACACCGACGGCGAAGCGGTCGCCGCGCTGGACGCGTTGGTCCGTGCGACCCGAATCACTCGAACGGATGTGGTCGCGCTGGCGGGCCGGCATCCGGGCGCACGCGGTGTCAGGCGATTGCCACAGGTGTTGGACCTGGTGGATGCGGGCAGTCAGTCGCCCAGGGAGACCTGGCTGCGGCTGCTGCTCATCGACGCGGGCTTTCCTCGGCCGGTGACGCAGATTCCGGTGTTTTCGCCCCACGGCAAACCGATCTACTACCTGGACATGGGTTGGCCGGACCGGATGCTCGCTGCGGAGTACGACGGTGAGCAGCACCGGGAGAATCGGGGTCGCTACCGGCGAGACATTGTGCGGTCGGAGTACATCGCCAGTCTGGGATGGCGGCGTGTGCGGGTCACTGCCGGTGATCGGGAGGCAGACATCATCCGACGGGTCCAGCGGGTGTGGGTGCCGGAGCAACGCATCGCCTAG
- a CDS encoding IS481 family transposase codes for MSHANARTNLFARRLIVERVAAGWPPAQVAEQLGISRATVYKWLRRYAEGGDAALADRSSRPHRMPRRTSDRVEKKVLAARRRRKRGAVMLAAELGMHASTVGRILARHQVPHLSAIDPITGEPVRSSRRSPNRYEHRTPGSMVHVDVKKLGRIPKGGGWRLHGRDAAVSVANRHKKTRIGYDYVHTAIDDHTRLAYSEVLTDEKDLTCAGFLHRALEWFASHGVRVRRLLTDNAMVYRHGTNWGWVCTAWGLKRRFIKPGCPWTNGKAERFNRTLLNEWAYARPWTSNSLRKRGLDRFLHRYNTQRGHSALGGHPPISRLAA; via the coding sequence GTGTCTCACGCTAACGCCCGTACCAACCTGTTCGCACGTCGCTTGATCGTGGAGCGTGTCGCGGCCGGCTGGCCGCCCGCGCAGGTTGCTGAACAACTGGGAATTTCGCGGGCCACGGTCTACAAGTGGCTGCGCCGATACGCCGAAGGTGGTGACGCAGCCCTCGCTGACCGGTCCTCGCGTCCGCACCGGATGCCCCGGCGCACCAGCGACCGAGTCGAGAAGAAGGTGCTCGCCGCGCGGCGACGCCGCAAGCGTGGCGCAGTCATGCTGGCTGCTGAACTTGGGATGCACGCCTCGACGGTGGGACGGATCCTGGCGCGTCACCAGGTACCGCATTTGAGTGCAATCGACCCGATCACCGGTGAGCCGGTGCGCTCGTCGCGGCGCAGCCCCAACCGCTACGAGCACCGCACCCCAGGATCAATGGTCCACGTCGACGTCAAGAAGCTGGGCCGCATCCCCAAAGGCGGCGGGTGGCGCCTGCACGGCCGCGACGCCGCGGTGTCAGTGGCCAACCGGCACAAGAAGACCCGCATCGGCTACGACTACGTGCACACCGCCATCGACGACCACACCCGGCTGGCCTACAGCGAGGTACTCACCGACGAGAAAGACCTGACCTGCGCGGGATTCTTGCACCGAGCGTTGGAATGGTTCGCCAGCCACGGTGTGCGGGTGCGTCGGCTGCTGACCGACAACGCCATGGTCTACCGACACGGCACCAACTGGGGCTGGGTGTGCACGGCCTGGGGACTCAAACGCCGGTTCATCAAACCCGGCTGCCCCTGGACCAACGGCAAAGCCGAACGCTTCAACCGCACCCTGCTCAACGAATGGGCCTACGCCCGCCCCTGGACATCCAACAGCCTACGAAAACGAGGACTTGACCGATTCCTACACCGCTACAACACTCAACGAGGCCACTCCGCCCTCGGCGGACACCCACCCATCAGCCGACTCGCCGCCTGA
- a CDS encoding acetyl-CoA C-acetyltransferase produces the protein MPEAVIVATARSPIGRAVKGSLATMRPDDLAAQMVRAALDKVPALDPRDVDDLMMGCAQPAGEAGYNIARAVAVELGYDFMPGTTVNRYCSSSLQTTRMAFHAIKAGEGDVFISAGVETVSRFGVGSADGAPNSKNPLFDEAQARTAKQAEGADEWHDPRDDGKLPDLYIAMGQTAENVALHTGISREEQDRWGVRSQNRAEEAIKSGFFAREISPVTLPDGTVVSTDDGPRAGTTYEGVSQLKPVFRPNGTVTAGNACPLNDGAAAVVIMSDTKAKELGLTPLARIVSTGVSGLSPEIMGLGPIEAVKKALANAKVTIGDIDLYEINEAFAVQVIGSARELGMDEDKLNISGGAIALGHPFGMTGARITATLLNNLTTQDKSLGIESMCVGGGQGMAMVLERLS, from the coding sequence ATGCCCGAAGCCGTCATCGTTGCCACCGCACGGTCCCCGATCGGCCGCGCCGTCAAGGGGTCGCTCGCGACCATGCGCCCCGACGACCTGGCCGCCCAGATGGTCCGCGCGGCTCTCGACAAGGTGCCCGCCCTGGATCCGCGTGACGTGGACGACCTGATGATGGGCTGCGCGCAGCCCGCCGGCGAGGCGGGTTACAACATCGCTCGCGCCGTGGCCGTCGAACTCGGTTACGACTTCATGCCCGGAACCACCGTCAACCGATACTGCTCGTCGTCGCTGCAGACCACCCGGATGGCGTTCCACGCGATCAAGGCCGGCGAGGGTGACGTGTTCATCTCCGCGGGTGTGGAGACCGTCTCGCGATTCGGTGTGGGTTCCGCCGACGGAGCTCCCAACAGCAAGAACCCGCTGTTCGACGAGGCGCAGGCCCGGACCGCCAAGCAGGCCGAGGGCGCCGACGAGTGGCACGACCCCCGCGACGACGGCAAGCTGCCCGACCTCTACATCGCCATGGGGCAGACCGCCGAGAACGTCGCGCTGCACACCGGCATCAGCCGCGAGGAGCAGGACCGCTGGGGTGTGCGCAGCCAGAACCGCGCCGAGGAAGCCATCAAGAGCGGCTTCTTCGCCCGCGAGATCAGCCCGGTGACCCTGCCCGACGGCACCGTTGTGTCCACTGACGACGGGCCGCGCGCCGGCACCACCTATGAGGGTGTCTCGCAGCTCAAGCCGGTCTTCCGTCCCAACGGCACCGTGACCGCGGGTAACGCCTGTCCCCTGAACGACGGCGCCGCGGCGGTGGTCATCATGAGTGACACCAAGGCCAAGGAACTGGGCCTCACCCCGCTGGCGCGCATCGTGTCGACGGGCGTTTCCGGGTTGTCGCCGGAGATCATGGGCCTCGGCCCCATCGAGGCCGTCAAGAAGGCGCTGGCGAACGCGAAGGTGACCATCGGCGACATCGACCTCTACGAGATCAACGAGGCCTTCGCGGTCCAGGTGATCGGGTCGGCGCGGGAACTCGGCATGGACGAGGACAAGCTCAACATCTCCGGCGGCGCCATCGCGTTGGGCCACCCGTTCGGGATGACCGGCGCGCGGATCACCGCGACCCTGCTGAACAACCTGACCACGCAAGACAAGTCGCTGGGCATCGAGTCGATGTGCGTGGGCGGCGGCCAGGGCATGGCCATGGTGTTGGAGCGGCTCTCCTAG
- a CDS encoding SGNH/GDSL hydrolase family protein has protein sequence MGTRGSRRSTLALAAVGALASTGVGVLSARNLLTGQADQARQVIPKSWDIPPRADGVYSPGGGPVERWEHDVPFDLHLMVFGDSTATGYGCRDAEEVPGVLIARGLAERSGKRIRLSTKAIVGATSKGLSGQVDAMFVAGPPPDAAIIMIGANDITALNGISASARRLGDAVKRLCASDAVVVVGTCPDFGIITAIPQPLRWVTRQLGLRLARAQASAVRAAGGVPVPFADLLSPEFLKDPESLFSDDRYHPSAAGYELAARQLLPALCFALGEQSGALPWETEGAEKRTLGARLRMLARRWPRRTTGVPAPLVVSAG, from the coding sequence GTGGGCACACGCGGATCGCGTCGGTCGACGCTGGCACTGGCAGCTGTAGGAGCCCTGGCTTCCACGGGCGTCGGCGTGCTGAGCGCACGCAACCTGCTCACCGGCCAGGCCGACCAGGCCCGCCAGGTCATCCCGAAGTCCTGGGACATCCCGCCCCGCGCCGACGGCGTGTACTCCCCCGGCGGCGGCCCCGTCGAACGCTGGGAGCACGATGTCCCGTTCGATCTGCACTTGATGGTCTTCGGCGACTCGACGGCCACCGGTTACGGCTGCCGTGACGCCGAAGAGGTGCCCGGGGTGCTCATCGCCCGCGGCCTGGCCGAACGGTCAGGGAAGCGAATTCGGTTGAGCACCAAGGCTATTGTGGGCGCCACCTCCAAGGGACTGTCCGGCCAGGTCGACGCGATGTTCGTGGCCGGGCCGCCACCTGATGCGGCGATCATCATGATCGGCGCCAACGACATCACCGCGCTCAACGGCATCAGCGCCTCGGCGCGGCGCCTCGGCGACGCCGTCAAACGACTCTGCGCCAGCGACGCGGTCGTGGTGGTGGGCACCTGCCCGGACTTCGGCATCATCACCGCGATCCCGCAGCCGCTGCGCTGGGTCACCCGTCAGCTGGGCCTGCGACTGGCGCGGGCACAGGCGTCAGCGGTACGTGCCGCCGGCGGCGTGCCGGTGCCGTTCGCCGATCTGCTGTCGCCCGAGTTCCTCAAGGACCCCGAGTCGCTGTTCTCCGACGACAGGTACCACCCGTCAGCGGCCGGCTACGAACTCGCGGCACGGCAGTTGCTGCCCGCGCTGTGTTTCGCGCTCGGCGAGCAGTCCGGCGCGCTGCCTTGGGAAACCGAGGGCGCGGAGAAGCGCACGCTGGGCGCACGTCTGCGAATGCTGGCGCGCCGCTGGCCGCGTCGCACCACCGGGGTGCCCGCGCCGCTGGTGGTGTCCGCGGGTTAG